In Altererythrobacter rubellus, the following are encoded in one genomic region:
- a CDS encoding histidine phosphotransferase family protein: protein MTFSTELAALMCSRLCHDMLSPVGALSNGLELLADEKDPEMRARCIELLEQSAKISTNKLKFFRLAFGAAGGFGGAVPVEEAQSVIDALVSDAKGVTQNWAISESSLPKPAVKVMLNLAHIALDALIRGGTLDIGAELQGGNVEIVVRASGDRLAFDDNIGRAIQGELAPGELSSRTAAAHMIATLAEEMGGGLQYKKTDTSLVMGAVLPQPEGMIG, encoded by the coding sequence ATGACCTTTTCAACTGAACTTGCCGCTTTGATGTGCTCGCGGCTGTGCCACGACATGCTGTCACCTGTAGGAGCTCTCTCCAACGGGCTGGAATTGCTCGCTGACGAGAAAGACCCGGAGATGCGCGCGCGCTGCATAGAGCTGCTCGAACAAAGCGCAAAGATCAGCACGAACAAACTCAAGTTCTTCCGGCTCGCGTTCGGCGCGGCTGGTGGTTTTGGCGGAGCTGTTCCGGTGGAAGAGGCGCAAAGCGTAATCGACGCGCTGGTATCGGACGCCAAAGGCGTGACGCAGAATTGGGCGATCAGTGAGTCCAGCCTTCCGAAGCCCGCGGTAAAGGTGATGCTCAATCTCGCGCATATTGCACTTGATGCGCTCATCCGTGGCGGGACACTCGATATTGGTGCTGAGCTGCAAGGCGGCAATGTAGAGATCGTTGTCCGGGCGAGTGGGGACCGGCTTGCATTCGATGACAACATCGGTCGCGCGATTCAAGGCGAGCTTGCGCCAGGCGAACTCTCCAGCCGAACTGCCGCTGCGCATATGATCGCAACGCTGGCTGAGGAAATGGGCGGTGGGCTTCAGTATAAGAAGACCGATACTAGCCTGGTCATGGGCGCGGTGCTGCCGCAGCCTGAAGGGATGATCGGCTAA
- a CDS encoding M67 family metallopeptidase, with product MMTSLSVMLEACAMDIKVASGVIDRILREAGKAHPLEACGIMLREGDRISDCVATRNVHPAPATHFEIDPQALIDAHRAARKGGPQVIGYYHSHPVGDARPSKTDRVMSTGDGSIWVIIAGQEIGLWRDDPDGFTEVSYAVVDD from the coding sequence ATGATGACTTCGCTTTCGGTCATGCTAGAGGCATGCGCGATGGACATCAAAGTGGCAAGTGGAGTGATCGATCGGATCTTGCGGGAGGCGGGAAAAGCCCATCCGCTCGAGGCATGCGGAATTATGCTGCGCGAGGGCGATCGAATTTCCGATTGTGTTGCGACCCGCAATGTCCATCCGGCACCTGCAACCCATTTCGAAATTGATCCGCAAGCACTGATCGATGCGCATCGCGCTGCCCGCAAAGGCGGGCCTCAAGTCATCGGCTATTACCATTCGCATCCGGTGGGTGATGCGCGACCATCAAAGACGGATCGGGTCATGTCCACTGGTGACGGCAGCATCTGGGTGATTATCGCGGGGCAGGAGATTGGCTTGTGGCGGGATGATCCAGACGGATTCACGGAAGTTTCCTACGCAGTGGTGGACGACTAG
- a CDS encoding RluA family pseudouridine synthase, with protein sequence MTESEVIIGSIGTSDRLDKALADASDFSRARIQALIAEGRVAISGQIMTSAKAKIPAGARYEIRVPPPIEAEARPQDIPINFVFEDEHLIIVNKPAGMVVHPAAGNPDGTLVNALLHHCKGQLSGIGGVARPGIVHRIDKDTSGLLVVAKSDKAHEGLARQFKDHSIERRYLAVCGGHLRNSEGTISTRIGRSDANRKKMAVLAKNSSRGKDAVTHYKLLKKLKSASLIECRLETGRTHQVRVHFASIGHPLVGDTIYGRTPAELRNILKALGFERQALHAASLGFEHPISGDWLEFRSELPEDIQELIDQTTR encoded by the coding sequence ATGACCGAAAGCGAAGTCATCATCGGATCAATCGGAACGTCAGACCGCCTCGACAAGGCGTTGGCTGACGCGAGCGATTTTTCGCGAGCGCGAATTCAGGCGCTAATCGCGGAAGGTCGTGTTGCCATTTCCGGTCAGATCATGACGAGCGCAAAAGCCAAGATTCCAGCTGGTGCGCGGTATGAAATCCGCGTCCCGCCTCCCATCGAAGCCGAAGCCCGGCCGCAGGATATCCCGATCAATTTTGTGTTCGAGGATGAGCATCTGATCATCGTGAACAAGCCTGCCGGCATGGTGGTTCATCCCGCAGCCGGAAATCCTGACGGGACTCTGGTCAATGCGCTGCTCCACCATTGCAAAGGCCAGCTTTCGGGCATTGGCGGCGTCGCGCGGCCGGGCATCGTCCACCGGATCGACAAGGACACGTCCGGCCTGTTGGTGGTCGCAAAGTCCGATAAGGCGCACGAAGGTCTTGCCCGGCAGTTCAAGGACCACTCGATCGAGCGGCGATATCTGGCGGTTTGCGGGGGGCATCTGCGCAATTCCGAAGGCACGATTTCCACGCGAATCGGCCGTTCTGATGCCAATCGCAAAAAAATGGCTGTGCTCGCCAAGAATTCCTCGCGCGGCAAAGATGCTGTGACCCATTATAAGCTTTTGAAGAAGCTCAAATCCGCTTCGTTAATCGAATGTCGGTTGGAAACGGGGCGAACCCACCAGGTTCGCGTTCACTTTGCGTCAATTGGTCATCCGCTAGTAGGTGATACGATATATGGACGCACTCCAGCCGAATTACGTAATATTCTGAAGGCTTTGGGTTTCGAAAGGCAGGCCTTGCATGCGGCATCGCTTGGCTTTGAGCACCCGATAAGCGGAGATTGGCTCGAATTCCGATCGGAACTGCCGGAGGATATACAGGAACTAATCGACCAAACCACGCGTTGA
- the rpoH gene encoding RNA polymerase sigma factor RpoH, which yields MSVPALGGEQSLNRYLSEIKKYPVLTAEQEYMLAKRYEEHEDPEAAAQLVTSHLRLVAKIAMGYRGYGLPVSDLISEGNVGLMQGVKKFEADRGFRLATYAMWWIKASIQEYILRSWSLVKMGTTAAQKKLFFNLRRMKKNLDAYEDSDLHPDDVAKIATDLGVPEQEVVNMNRRMMMGGDGSLNVQMRNGEEGSGEWQDWLTDDRPLHDETVAEAEEAQVRHEMLAEAMDALNDREKHILTERRLTENPQTLEELSQVYDVSRERIRQIEVRAFEKLQKAMQRIAGEKLLYAGA from the coding sequence ATGAGCGTCCCGGCGCTCGGCGGAGAGCAAAGCCTCAACCGCTACCTCTCGGAAATCAAGAAATACCCCGTTCTCACCGCTGAGCAGGAATATATGCTCGCCAAGCGTTATGAAGAGCATGAGGACCCCGAAGCTGCGGCGCAGCTCGTGACCTCGCATCTGCGCCTGGTTGCGAAGATTGCGATGGGTTATCGCGGCTATGGCTTGCCGGTCAGCGACCTTATTTCAGAAGGCAATGTTGGCCTGATGCAGGGCGTCAAGAAGTTCGAAGCCGATCGTGGCTTCCGCTTGGCGACCTATGCGATGTGGTGGATCAAGGCTTCTATCCAGGAATACATTCTCCGCAGCTGGAGCCTCGTAAAGATGGGCACCACCGCCGCGCAGAAAAAATTGTTCTTCAACCTGCGACGGATGAAGAAGAACCTCGACGCTTACGAAGATAGCGATCTTCATCCTGACGACGTGGCGAAGATAGCGACCGATCTGGGCGTGCCGGAGCAGGAAGTCGTCAATATGAACCGCCGGATGATGATGGGCGGCGACGGTTCGCTGAACGTCCAGATGCGCAATGGCGAGGAAGGTTCTGGCGAATGGCAGGACTGGCTGACCGATGATCGTCCGCTGCACGACGAAACGGTTGCCGAAGCTGAAGAAGCCCAGGTCCGCCACGAAATGCTGGCTGAAGCCATGGATGCGCTGAACGATCGCGAGAAGCACATTCTGACCGAGCGCCGCCTGACCGAAAACCCGCAAACGCTAGAAGAGTTGTCGCAGGTTTACGATGTCAGCCGCGAGCGTATTCGCCAGATCGAAGTGCGTGCATTTGAAAAGCTGCAGAAAGCGATGCAGCGGATTGCCGGTGAAAAGCTCTTGTATGCAGGGGCTTAA